The DNA region CTTCGGGGGCAACGTCTGGCGCGTCCAGGGGACCGCCGTCATCTACCACAAGACCCTGGAGCGCATCGCCGCCCAGGCCGGTATCGTCTTCGAGCCGCCGACCGTCATCCGGGCCGAGCGCGACGAGGCCGTGATCCTGGTCACCGGCCGGCTGCCCGGCGCGAAGCCCGGGACTGAGCGGGTCGAGTGGTCCATGGGCGAGGCGCTGGTCAACGTGAACTACCGCGTCTCGGGCAAGCAGGCGGCCTACGTCTACGCCATGGCCGAGAAGCGCGGGAAGGACCGCGTCATCCTCAAGCTCATCGAGCTGCACGGCCTCGTCTACTCCGAGGAGGAGGCCGACGAGTTCCGGGCCCACCAGGTCCCGGTCCGGGCCGTCGACGAGGATTTCGAGGAGGCGCCCGCCTTCGACGAGGTCACCGAGGCCGAGGGTGACCTCAAGCGCCGCATCGACGAGGCCGAGACCATCAACGCGGTCACCGACCTGATGCTGGACGGCGCCACCCAGGCCGTCCTCGCGACGATGCCCCCCGGCACCCGCGACGAGGTACGCGACTACGCCAAGGCCCGCCTCGTGGCGCTCGGCTGGCCGAAGCGCGCCGGTCGCCGCAGCGCCGCCTGAACCCCGCTTCCACCCCACCGAAGGAGACCGCCATGCATCGCGCGACGAGCCGCCGCACCATGAAGGCCCGCCGGGATTCCCACCACGGCTGGAGCATCGAGACGCTGTCCTACAGCCCGACGCGGATCGTCCGCCTCGGTGCCGAGAAGGTCGCGATCCTGTTCCCCCCGGTCGAGCCCGGCGCGGCCTGGCAGCTCTACCCGCATCCCGACACGTTCCCGGGCCTCAACTTCGAGGGGCTGCCCGAGCCGCTGCGCCCGGAATTCCTCGCCTTCCCGGACCTGCCGGAGGTGGAGCGGTTCCTCGGCATCCGCGACGCCGAGCCCGCCGCCCTCGCGGCGTGATTCGGTCTTTCAGGGCGCCGGTCAGGGCGCCTGCCAGGGCGCGCCGCGATGGAGCGCCTCGGCCTCGTCGGTGAAGGCGCCGCCGGCGCCGTGCAGGACGAGGGGCGGCAGCAGGCTCGGTGAGGCGCGGCTGCCGCGGGTCGCCGCGATCAGCACGCGGATCGCGGGCGCGTCGCCGCGGGGATGGACCGGGCGGATCGCCAGCTTGCCGTAGCGCCCCCGGAGGGCGTCGAGGCAGGCCGGGAGGGCGTCCGCCCGGTGGATGAGGCCGAGCCGGCCGCCGGGCCGCAGGATCGCCGTGCAGGTCCGGATCCAGGTGTCGAGATCGCCGCCCGCGAAGGTGTGGGCGGCGGCGCGGCCCGGGTTCGGCGAGGCGCGGTGGCCGCCGGCGGCGAAGAACGGCGGGTTGGTGAGCACCACGTCGAAACTGTCCGGCAGCAGACCGGCGGCGCGGCGTTCCGCCGCGGGCGCCAGCACGTCGGCGACCAGGACCTGCGCGTCGATGCCGTTGAGGGCCGCGTTCGCGCGGGCCTGCCCGGCGAGCGCCGGGTCGCGCTCGACCAGGGTCGGCCGGAGGCCCGGCGCCAGGGCCGCGCAGGCGAGGCCGACGGCGCCGGTCCCGGCGCCGACGTCGCAGAGCCGGTCGCCGGCCCGCGGCGCGAGCAGCCGGGCGAGCAGCACCGCGTCGGTCCCGGCGCGGTGCGCCCCCCGCGGCGGCTGGTGCAGGCGCAGGCGGCCGCCGAGGAAGGGATCGGTCCCGCTGTCGGCCTCGGCCGTCACGGCTGGCGCAACTCGTGGGCGATGCCGGCATCCGTCAGCAGGCGGCGGGCCTGGGCCTCGTGGTCGCGCGGCACCAGGAGGCGCTGGCCGAAGACGCCGATCGACCCCTCCATCAGGCTCATGTGGCTGTCGGCCACGAGGACCGGGATCTCGGCCGCCTCGAGGATTGACCGGGCGAATCCGATCAGCACGACGTCGTTGGCCCGGATCAGCTCGATCATCGCGGCGCGGCCCCGGAGCGGGCGGGGATCGGCGGTTTCGTCGCGTGAGGTCCGCGCTGGCGACACCCCATATCCGGCCGGCGACGATGTTGCGGCGCCGCGGGGCGCGTGCGAAGGGATCGCCCGCCCCTTGAGGGGCGACCGGTCTGGAGGTCACGGATCTTGGGTATGGCCCTCTCCATCGAGAATCCGAAGCCCGAGGCGGAGGCGGGGCTCAACGACCTCGTCGCGCTGGTGGCCGACGGCATGGCGCGGGTCAACACCACGATCCTGTCGCGGACGGGATCGGACGTGGCGATGATCCCCGAGGTCGCCAACCATCTGATCGCCTCCGGCGGCAAGCGCCTGCGCCCGATCCTGACGCTGGCCTGCGCCCGGCTCTGCGGCTACGCGGGCGCGACCGACGGCGACGTGAAGCTCGCCGCCAGCGTCGAGTTCATGCACACCGCCACGCTGCTCCACGACGACGTGGTCGACGAGAGCGACATGCGCCGCGGCCGCGTCGCGGCCCGGATCAAGTGGGGCAACGAGGCCTCCGTGCTGGTCGGCGACTTCCTGCTCGGCCAGGCCTTCCGGATGATGGTCGAGGTCGGCTCGCTGCGGGCGCTCGACATCCTCTCGGCCG from Methylobacterium sp. NMS14P includes:
- a CDS encoding tRNA1(Val) (adenine(37)-N6)-methyltransferase, which codes for MTAEADSGTDPFLGGRLRLHQPPRGAHRAGTDAVLLARLLAPRAGDRLCDVGAGTGAVGLACAALAPGLRPTLVERDPALAGQARANAALNGIDAQVLVADVLAPAAERRAAGLLPDSFDVVLTNPPFFAAGGHRASPNPGRAAAHTFAGGDLDTWIRTCTAILRPGGRLGLIHRADALPACLDALRGRYGKLAIRPVHPRGDAPAIRVLIAATRGSRASPSLLPPLVLHGAGGAFTDEAEALHRGAPWQAP
- a CDS encoding putative signal transducing protein — encoded protein: MIELIRANDVVLIGFARSILEAAEIPVLVADSHMSLMEGSIGVFGQRLLVPRDHEAQARRLLTDAGIAHELRQP